From a single Miscanthus floridulus cultivar M001 chromosome 8, ASM1932011v1, whole genome shotgun sequence genomic region:
- the LOC136476440 gene encoding DNA-directed RNA polymerase II subunit RPB1-like isoform X1 gives MDARFPYSPAEVAKVQLVQFGILSPDEIRQMSVVQIEHAETMERGKPKPGGLSDPRLGTIDRKIKCETCMAGMAECPGHFGHLELAKPMFHIGFIKTVLSIMRCVCFNCSKILADEDETKFKQALKIRNPKNRLKRIYDACKSKKVCAGGDDLDVQEQDTDEPVKKRGGCGAQQPNITVDGMKMVAEFKAPKKKNDDQDQLPEPVERKQILSAERVLNVLKRISDEDCLLLGLNPKFARPDWMILQVLPVPPPPVRPSVMMDTSSRSEDDLTHQLAMIIRHNENLRKQERNGAPAHIITEFAQLLQFHIATYFDNDLPGQPRATQRSGRPIKSICSRLKAKEGRIRGNLMGKRVDFSARTVITPDPNINIDELGVPWSIALNLTYPETVTPYNIERLKELVEYGPHPPPGKTGAKYIIREDGQRLDLRYVKKSSDQHLELGYKVERHLNDGDFVLFNRQPSLHKMSIMGHRIKIMPYSTFRLNLSVTSPYNADFDGDEMNMHVPQSFETRAEVLELMMVPKCIVSPQSNRPVMGIVQDTLLGCRKITKRDTLIEKDVFMNILMWWQDFDGKIPAPAILKPRPIWTGKQVFNLIIPKQINLIRFSAWHSEEEKGFITPGDTMVRIEKGELLSGTLCKKSLGTGSGSLIHVIWEEVGPDAARKFLGHTQWLVNYWLLQNGFSIGIGDTIADAATMESINKTISDAKDAVKGLIKKAHEKQLEAEPGRTMMESFENRVNQVLNKARDDAGSSAQKSLSESNNLKAMVTAGSKGSFINISQMTACVGQQNVEGKRIPFGFIDRTLPHFTKDDCGPESRGFVENSYLRGLTPQEFFFHAMGGREGLIDTAVKTSETGYIQRRLVKAMEDIMVKYDGTVRNSLGDVIQFLYGEDGMDAVWIEFQKLDSLKMKKPEFDNLFRYELDDENWRPNYMLPEHVDDLKTIREFRNVFEAEVQKLEADRYQLGTEITTTGDNSWPMPVNLKRLIWNAQKTFRIDFRRPSDMHPMEIVEAVDKLQERLKVVPGDDPLSIEAQKNATLFFNILLRSTFASKRVLKEYRLTKEAFEWVIGEIESRFLQSLVAPGEMIGCVAAQSIGEPATQMTLNTFHYAGVSAKNVTLGVPRLREIINVAKKIKTPSLSVYLKPEVNQKKELAKNVQCALEYTTLRSVTHATEIWYDPDPLGTIIEEDAEFVQSYYEMPDEDIDPDKISPWLLRIELNREMMVDKKLSMADIADKINREFDDDLSCIFNDDNADKLILRIRITNDEAPKGEIQDESAEDDVFLKKIEGNMLTEMALRGIPDINKVFIKEGKVNTFYQDEGFKAANEWMLDTEGVNLLAVMCHEDVDATRTTSNHLIEVIEVLGIEAVRRSLLDELRVVISFDGSYVNYRHLAILCDTMTYRGHLMAITRHGINRNDTGPLMRCSFEETVDILLDAAVYAESDHLRGVTENIMLGQLAPIGTGGCALYLNDQMLQQAIELQLPSYVEGLDFGMTPARSPISGTPYHEGMMSPSYLLSPNIRASPINADASFSPYVGHMAFSPFPSPGGYSPSSGGYSPSSPVFTPEKGYSPLSPSYSPASPSYSPTSPSYTPGSPTYSPTSPNYSPTSPTYSPTSPSYSPTSPSYSPTSRSYSPTSPSYSPTSPSYSPTSPSYSPTSPVYSPTSPAYSPTSPAYSPTSPSYSPTSPSYSPTSPSYSPTSPSYSPTSPSYSPTSPSYGPTSPSYSPTSPAYSPTSPGYSPTSPSYSPTSPSYSPTSPSYNPSSAKYSPSHAYSPSSPRMTPYSQTSPSYSPTSPTYSPTSPSYSQPSPSYSPTSPFNTSGGPSPDYSPTSPNYSPSGSYSPTAPGYSPSSTGQGNDKDDESTR, from the exons AGACAAATGTCGGTGGTTCAAATAGAACACGCAGAGACCATGGAGAGGGGAAAACCGAAGCCTGGTGGGCTTAGTGACCCTCGATTGGGGACTATTGACCGGAAAATTAAGTGCGAGACATGCATGGCAGGGATGGCAGAGTGCCCAGGCCACTTTGGACACCTTGAGCTTGCCAAGCCGATGTTCCACATTGGATTCATTAAGACTGTGCTCTCTATCATGCGCTGCGTCTGCTTTAACTGCTCCAAGATCCTCGCTGATGAG GATGAAACCAAATTTAAGCAGGCTCTAAAAATCAGGAATCCAAAGAATAGATTGAAGAGAATATATGATGCTTGCAAGAGCAAAAAAGTCTGTGCAGGTGGCGATGACCTTGATGTTCAGGAGCAGGATACTGACGAGCCTGTTAAGAAAAGAGGTGGCTGTGGTGCTCAGCAGCCCAATATTACAGTCGATGGTATGAAGATGGTTGCAGAGTTTAAAGCTCcaaagaagaaaaatgatgatCAGGATCAACTCCCTGAGCCAGTGGAACGCAAGCAAATCCTCTCAGCCGAGAGG GTCCTTAATGTTCTGAAGCGTATAAGTGATGAGGACTGTCTTCTGTTGGGCCTGAATCCCAAATTTGCCCGCCCTGATTGGATGATACTTCAAGTGCTTCCAGTCCCTCCACCCCCTGTTAGACCATCTGTCATGATGGACACTTCTTCCAGAAGTGAG GATGATTTGACTCATCAATTAGCTATGATAATACGGCATAATGAGAACTTGAGGAAGCAAGAGAGGAATGGCGCTCCAGCTCACATTATAACAGAGTTTGCTCAGTTGTTGCAATTTCATATTGCAACATACTTCGATAATGATCTTCCTGGCCAACCCAGG GCCACACAGCGTTCTGGAAGGCCTATTAAATCAATTTGCAGCAGGCTGAAAGCTAAAGAAGGCCGGATTAGAGGGAACTTGATGGGCAAGCGTGTTGATTTCTCGGCCAGAACTGTGATAACACCGGATCCAAACATAAACATTGATGAGTTGGGAGTACCATGGAGTATTGCTTTGAACCTGACATATCCTGAAACTGTTACTCCATATAATATTGAGAG GTTGAAGGAACTTGTCGAATATGGGCCTCACCCTCCCCCAGGGAAGACCGGTGCAAAGTACATTATCAGGGAAGATGGTCAGAGGCTTGATCTTCGATATGTGAAGAAAAGCAGCGACCAGCATCTGGAGCTTGGTTACAAG GTGGAGAGGCATCTCAATGATGGGGATTTTGTTCTTTTCAACCGGCAACCAAGTCTTCATAAAATGTCTATCATGGGGCATCGCATCAAAATTATGCCCTACTCAACTTTCCGGTTGAACTTGTCTGTCACTTCACCATACAATGCTGACTTTGACGGTGACGAGATGAATATGCATGTCCCCCAGTCATTTGAGACCAGGGCAGAAGTTCTGGAGTTAATGATGGTGCCAAAATGCATTGtctctccacaatcaaataggcCTGTCATGGGCATTGTCCAAGACACACTGCTTGGCTGTCGCAAAATTACTAAAAGGGACACTCTAATTGAAAAG GATGTATTTATGAACATCTTGATGTGGTGGCAAGACTTCGACGGAAAGATTCCTGCACCTGCCATTTTGAAACCTAGGCCTATTTGGACTGGGAAACAAGTTTTTAACTTAATTATACCCAAGCAAATAAATTTAATACGGTTTTCAGCATGGCATTCGGAAGAAGAAAAGGGATTTATTACTCCTGGTGATACTATGGTCAGGATTGAGAAGGGAGAGCTTCTGTCTGGTACACTTTGCAAGAAGAGTCTTGGAACAGGCTCTGGAAGTCTTATCCATGTCATTTG GGAAGAGGTTGGTCCAGATGCAGCCAGGAAGTTCTTAGGACATACGCAGTGGCTTGTAAACTACTGGCTTCTTCAAAATGGTTTCAGTATTGGAATTGGGGATACCATTGCAGATGCTGCCACCATGGAATCAATTAATAAAACAATTTCTGATGCTAAGGATGCTGTGAAGGGGCTTATTAAAAAAGCACATGAGAAGCAGTTGGAAGCTGAGCCAGGACGCACCATGATGGAATCATTTGAAAACAGAGTGAACCAG GTTCTTAACAAAGCTCGTGATGATGCTGGGAGCAGTGCTCAGAAGAGCTTGTCTGAAAGCAACAATTTGAAGGCTATGGTCACTGCAGGCTCAAAAGGAAGTTTCATTAACATTTCTCAAATGACTGCTTGTGTGGGACAGCAGAATGTTGAGGGCAAGCGGATCCCTTTTGGTTTCATTGATCGGACATTGCCACATTTCACAAAAGATGACTGTGGTCCTGAAAGTCGTGGATTTGTGGAAAATTCTTACCTCCGAGGTCTGACACCACAAGAATTTTTCTTTCATGCTATGGGTGGTAGAGAAGGTCTTATAGATACTGCTGTGAAGACCTCTGAGACTGGGTATATCCAGAGGAGACTTGTGAAAGCTATGGAGGACATCATGGTGAAATATGATGGTACTGTAAGAAATTCTCTGGGAGATGTCATTCAGTTCTTGTATGGAGAAGATGGCATGGATGCTGTTTGGATTGAGTTTCAAAAATTGGActcattgaagatgaagaagcCTGAGTTCGATAATTTATTCCGTTATGAGCTGGATGATGAGAACTGGAGACCTAACTACATGCTACCTGAACATGTTGACGATTTGAAGACCATACGTGAATTCAGAAATGTGTTTGAGGCAGAGGTTCAAAAGCTAGAAGCTGATCGGTACCAGCTTGGGACTGAGATCACCACAACTGGTGACAATTCGTGGCCTATGCCTGTGAACCTCAAGCGGCTCATCTGGAATGCTCAGAAGACATTCAGGATTGATTTTAGAAGACCTTCTgacatgcacccgatggaaattGTGGAAGCGGTAGATAAACTGCAAGAAAGACTTAAGGTTGTACCTGGTGATGATCCTTTGAGCATTGAGGCTCAGAAGAATGCAACCTTGTTCTTTAATATCCTGCTTCGTAGCACGTTTGCTAGCAAGAGGGTCTTGAAGGAATACAGGCTTACAAAGGAAGCTTTTGAATGGGTTATCGGTGAGATTGAATCGAGGTTTCTTCAGTCTTTGGTGGCCCCTGGTGAGATGATTGGATGTGTGGCTGCACAATCAATTGGAGAACCAGCAACACAGATGACCCTGAATACCTTCCATTATGCTGGTGTCAGTGCCAAGAATGTCACCCTTGGAGTTCCCAGGTTGAGGGAGATCATTAATGTTGCCAAGAAGATAAAGACTCCATCTTTGTCTGTTTACCTGAAGCCTGAGGTGAACCAGAAGAAAGAATTGGCTAAGAATGTCCAGTGTGCTTTGGAGTACACCACACTGCGTAGTGTTACCCACGCCACAGAGATATGGTATGATCCTGATCCTCTAGGAACCATCATTGAAGAGGACGCAGAGTTTGTTCAGTCCTATTACGAAATGCCTGATGAGGATATTGACCCGGATAAAATTTCTCCTTGGCTGCTGCGTATTGAGCTTAACCGTGAGATGATGGTTGATAAGAAGTTGAGCATGGCTGATATTGCTGACAAGATTAACCGTGAGTTTGATGATGACTTATCATGCATTTTTAATGATGATAATGCGGATAAGCTCATCCTCCGTATCCGCATCACAAATGATGAAGCTCCAAAAGGAGAAATACAAGATGAGTCTGCTGAGGATGATGTCTTCCTAAAAAAGATAGAGGGTAATATGTTGACAGAGATGGCACTTCGAGGCATTCCAGATATCAACAAAGTGTTCATCAAAGAAGGGAAGGTCAATACTTTTTATCAAGACGAAGGTTTCAAAGCAGCTAATGAATGGATGCTTGATACAGAAGGTGTGAATCTCTTAGCTGTCATGTGTCATGAGGATGTTGATGCTACAAGGACAACAAGTAACCATCTGATTGAAGTGATTGAGGTACTTGGAATTGAGGCTGTTCGTCGTTCTCTCTTGGATGAGCTTCGGGTGGTGATATCTTTCGATGGATCCTATGTGAACTACAGGCATCTGGCCATTCTTTGTGATACAATGACATACAGAGGTCACTTAATGGCGATTACAAGGCACGGTATCAACCGCAATGACACTGGGCCTCTTATGAGATGTtcctttgaagagactgttgacatCTTACTTGATGCTGCTGTATATGCTGAATCTGACCACCTGAGAGGTGTCACTGAAAACATAATGCTTGGTCAGCTTGCTCCTATTGGTACTGGAGGCTGTGCACTATATCTTAATGACCAGATGTTGCAGCAGGCAATTGAACTTCAACTTCCAAGCTATGTGGAAGGCCTAGACTTCGGCATGACACCAGCACGATCACCCATCTCCGGGACACCTTACCATGAAGGAATGATGTCCCCAAGTTATCTGCTGAGTCCAAATATCAGGGCTTCCCCCATTAATGCAGATGCTTCGTTCTCACCATATGTTGGGCACATGGCATTCTCACCATTCCCTTCACCAGGTGGTTACTCTCCATCGTCAGGGGGATACAGTCCATCTTCTCCAGTTTTCACCCCAGAGAAAGGATATAGCCCTCTTTCTCCATCATACAGCCCTGCATCGCCAAGCTATAGTCCCACCTCACCATCATATACACCTGGCTCTCCCACCTACAGTCCCACAAGCCCAAATTACTCCCCAACAAGTCCGACTTACTCGCCTACCAGTCCATCATACTCACCCACATCTCCGAGTTACAGCCCAACATCTCGTAGCTACAGTCCTACATCACCAAGCTACAGCCCTACATCTCCTAGCTATAGTCCTACATCACCAAGCTACAGCCCCACCTCACCAGTTTATAGTCCAACCTCACCAGCATATAGCCCTACATCTCCCGCATACAGCCCCACATCACCATCTTACAGTCCAACTTCGCCATCTTATAGCCCTACATCACCATCATACAGCCCAACATCCCCGTCATACAGCCCTACCTCCCCCTCATACAGTCCTACTTCCCCCTCATATGGCCCTACCTCCCCCTCGTACAGCCCGACATCACCTGCATACAGCCCAACTTCGCCAGGATACAGCCCAACATCACCAAGCTACAGTCCTACTTCTCCGAGCTACAGTCCTACTTCTCCGAGCTACAATCCTTCATCAGCCAAGTACAGCCCTTCGCACGCATACTCTCCAAGCAGCCCCAGGATGACTCCATATAGTCAGACTTCTCCAAGCTACAG TCCAACGTCACCGACATACTCTCCTACATCACCATCATATTCACAACCAAGTCCATCGTACAGCCCAACAAG CCCGTTCAACACCTCTGGAGGACCTAGCCCGGATTATAGCCCAACCTCTCCAAATTACAG CCCTAGTGGAAGCTACTCCCCAACTGCACCGGGCTACTCCCCATCGTCCACAGGCCAAGGTAATgacaaggatgatgagagcaCTCGTTGA
- the LOC136476440 gene encoding DNA-directed RNA polymerase II subunit RPB1-like isoform X2, with translation MKMVAEFKAPKKKNDDQDQLPEPVERKQILSAERVLNVLKRISDEDCLLLGLNPKFARPDWMILQVLPVPPPPVRPSVMMDTSSRSEDDLTHQLAMIIRHNENLRKQERNGAPAHIITEFAQLLQFHIATYFDNDLPGQPRATQRSGRPIKSICSRLKAKEGRIRGNLMGKRVDFSARTVITPDPNINIDELGVPWSIALNLTYPETVTPYNIERLKELVEYGPHPPPGKTGAKYIIREDGQRLDLRYVKKSSDQHLELGYKVERHLNDGDFVLFNRQPSLHKMSIMGHRIKIMPYSTFRLNLSVTSPYNADFDGDEMNMHVPQSFETRAEVLELMMVPKCIVSPQSNRPVMGIVQDTLLGCRKITKRDTLIEKDVFMNILMWWQDFDGKIPAPAILKPRPIWTGKQVFNLIIPKQINLIRFSAWHSEEEKGFITPGDTMVRIEKGELLSGTLCKKSLGTGSGSLIHVIWEEVGPDAARKFLGHTQWLVNYWLLQNGFSIGIGDTIADAATMESINKTISDAKDAVKGLIKKAHEKQLEAEPGRTMMESFENRVNQVLNKARDDAGSSAQKSLSESNNLKAMVTAGSKGSFINISQMTACVGQQNVEGKRIPFGFIDRTLPHFTKDDCGPESRGFVENSYLRGLTPQEFFFHAMGGREGLIDTAVKTSETGYIQRRLVKAMEDIMVKYDGTVRNSLGDVIQFLYGEDGMDAVWIEFQKLDSLKMKKPEFDNLFRYELDDENWRPNYMLPEHVDDLKTIREFRNVFEAEVQKLEADRYQLGTEITTTGDNSWPMPVNLKRLIWNAQKTFRIDFRRPSDMHPMEIVEAVDKLQERLKVVPGDDPLSIEAQKNATLFFNILLRSTFASKRVLKEYRLTKEAFEWVIGEIESRFLQSLVAPGEMIGCVAAQSIGEPATQMTLNTFHYAGVSAKNVTLGVPRLREIINVAKKIKTPSLSVYLKPEVNQKKELAKNVQCALEYTTLRSVTHATEIWYDPDPLGTIIEEDAEFVQSYYEMPDEDIDPDKISPWLLRIELNREMMVDKKLSMADIADKINREFDDDLSCIFNDDNADKLILRIRITNDEAPKGEIQDESAEDDVFLKKIEGNMLTEMALRGIPDINKVFIKEGKVNTFYQDEGFKAANEWMLDTEGVNLLAVMCHEDVDATRTTSNHLIEVIEVLGIEAVRRSLLDELRVVISFDGSYVNYRHLAILCDTMTYRGHLMAITRHGINRNDTGPLMRCSFEETVDILLDAAVYAESDHLRGVTENIMLGQLAPIGTGGCALYLNDQMLQQAIELQLPSYVEGLDFGMTPARSPISGTPYHEGMMSPSYLLSPNIRASPINADASFSPYVGHMAFSPFPSPGGYSPSSGGYSPSSPVFTPEKGYSPLSPSYSPASPSYSPTSPSYTPGSPTYSPTSPNYSPTSPTYSPTSPSYSPTSPSYSPTSRSYSPTSPSYSPTSPSYSPTSPSYSPTSPVYSPTSPAYSPTSPAYSPTSPSYSPTSPSYSPTSPSYSPTSPSYSPTSPSYSPTSPSYGPTSPSYSPTSPAYSPTSPGYSPTSPSYSPTSPSYSPTSPSYNPSSAKYSPSHAYSPSSPRMTPYSQTSPSYSPTSPTYSPTSPSYSQPSPSYSPTSPFNTSGGPSPDYSPTSPNYSPSGSYSPTAPGYSPSSTGQGNDKDDESTR, from the exons ATGAAGATGGTTGCAGAGTTTAAAGCTCcaaagaagaaaaatgatgatCAGGATCAACTCCCTGAGCCAGTGGAACGCAAGCAAATCCTCTCAGCCGAGAGG GTCCTTAATGTTCTGAAGCGTATAAGTGATGAGGACTGTCTTCTGTTGGGCCTGAATCCCAAATTTGCCCGCCCTGATTGGATGATACTTCAAGTGCTTCCAGTCCCTCCACCCCCTGTTAGACCATCTGTCATGATGGACACTTCTTCCAGAAGTGAG GATGATTTGACTCATCAATTAGCTATGATAATACGGCATAATGAGAACTTGAGGAAGCAAGAGAGGAATGGCGCTCCAGCTCACATTATAACAGAGTTTGCTCAGTTGTTGCAATTTCATATTGCAACATACTTCGATAATGATCTTCCTGGCCAACCCAGG GCCACACAGCGTTCTGGAAGGCCTATTAAATCAATTTGCAGCAGGCTGAAAGCTAAAGAAGGCCGGATTAGAGGGAACTTGATGGGCAAGCGTGTTGATTTCTCGGCCAGAACTGTGATAACACCGGATCCAAACATAAACATTGATGAGTTGGGAGTACCATGGAGTATTGCTTTGAACCTGACATATCCTGAAACTGTTACTCCATATAATATTGAGAG GTTGAAGGAACTTGTCGAATATGGGCCTCACCCTCCCCCAGGGAAGACCGGTGCAAAGTACATTATCAGGGAAGATGGTCAGAGGCTTGATCTTCGATATGTGAAGAAAAGCAGCGACCAGCATCTGGAGCTTGGTTACAAG GTGGAGAGGCATCTCAATGATGGGGATTTTGTTCTTTTCAACCGGCAACCAAGTCTTCATAAAATGTCTATCATGGGGCATCGCATCAAAATTATGCCCTACTCAACTTTCCGGTTGAACTTGTCTGTCACTTCACCATACAATGCTGACTTTGACGGTGACGAGATGAATATGCATGTCCCCCAGTCATTTGAGACCAGGGCAGAAGTTCTGGAGTTAATGATGGTGCCAAAATGCATTGtctctccacaatcaaataggcCTGTCATGGGCATTGTCCAAGACACACTGCTTGGCTGTCGCAAAATTACTAAAAGGGACACTCTAATTGAAAAG GATGTATTTATGAACATCTTGATGTGGTGGCAAGACTTCGACGGAAAGATTCCTGCACCTGCCATTTTGAAACCTAGGCCTATTTGGACTGGGAAACAAGTTTTTAACTTAATTATACCCAAGCAAATAAATTTAATACGGTTTTCAGCATGGCATTCGGAAGAAGAAAAGGGATTTATTACTCCTGGTGATACTATGGTCAGGATTGAGAAGGGAGAGCTTCTGTCTGGTACACTTTGCAAGAAGAGTCTTGGAACAGGCTCTGGAAGTCTTATCCATGTCATTTG GGAAGAGGTTGGTCCAGATGCAGCCAGGAAGTTCTTAGGACATACGCAGTGGCTTGTAAACTACTGGCTTCTTCAAAATGGTTTCAGTATTGGAATTGGGGATACCATTGCAGATGCTGCCACCATGGAATCAATTAATAAAACAATTTCTGATGCTAAGGATGCTGTGAAGGGGCTTATTAAAAAAGCACATGAGAAGCAGTTGGAAGCTGAGCCAGGACGCACCATGATGGAATCATTTGAAAACAGAGTGAACCAG GTTCTTAACAAAGCTCGTGATGATGCTGGGAGCAGTGCTCAGAAGAGCTTGTCTGAAAGCAACAATTTGAAGGCTATGGTCACTGCAGGCTCAAAAGGAAGTTTCATTAACATTTCTCAAATGACTGCTTGTGTGGGACAGCAGAATGTTGAGGGCAAGCGGATCCCTTTTGGTTTCATTGATCGGACATTGCCACATTTCACAAAAGATGACTGTGGTCCTGAAAGTCGTGGATTTGTGGAAAATTCTTACCTCCGAGGTCTGACACCACAAGAATTTTTCTTTCATGCTATGGGTGGTAGAGAAGGTCTTATAGATACTGCTGTGAAGACCTCTGAGACTGGGTATATCCAGAGGAGACTTGTGAAAGCTATGGAGGACATCATGGTGAAATATGATGGTACTGTAAGAAATTCTCTGGGAGATGTCATTCAGTTCTTGTATGGAGAAGATGGCATGGATGCTGTTTGGATTGAGTTTCAAAAATTGGActcattgaagatgaagaagcCTGAGTTCGATAATTTATTCCGTTATGAGCTGGATGATGAGAACTGGAGACCTAACTACATGCTACCTGAACATGTTGACGATTTGAAGACCATACGTGAATTCAGAAATGTGTTTGAGGCAGAGGTTCAAAAGCTAGAAGCTGATCGGTACCAGCTTGGGACTGAGATCACCACAACTGGTGACAATTCGTGGCCTATGCCTGTGAACCTCAAGCGGCTCATCTGGAATGCTCAGAAGACATTCAGGATTGATTTTAGAAGACCTTCTgacatgcacccgatggaaattGTGGAAGCGGTAGATAAACTGCAAGAAAGACTTAAGGTTGTACCTGGTGATGATCCTTTGAGCATTGAGGCTCAGAAGAATGCAACCTTGTTCTTTAATATCCTGCTTCGTAGCACGTTTGCTAGCAAGAGGGTCTTGAAGGAATACAGGCTTACAAAGGAAGCTTTTGAATGGGTTATCGGTGAGATTGAATCGAGGTTTCTTCAGTCTTTGGTGGCCCCTGGTGAGATGATTGGATGTGTGGCTGCACAATCAATTGGAGAACCAGCAACACAGATGACCCTGAATACCTTCCATTATGCTGGTGTCAGTGCCAAGAATGTCACCCTTGGAGTTCCCAGGTTGAGGGAGATCATTAATGTTGCCAAGAAGATAAAGACTCCATCTTTGTCTGTTTACCTGAAGCCTGAGGTGAACCAGAAGAAAGAATTGGCTAAGAATGTCCAGTGTGCTTTGGAGTACACCACACTGCGTAGTGTTACCCACGCCACAGAGATATGGTATGATCCTGATCCTCTAGGAACCATCATTGAAGAGGACGCAGAGTTTGTTCAGTCCTATTACGAAATGCCTGATGAGGATATTGACCCGGATAAAATTTCTCCTTGGCTGCTGCGTATTGAGCTTAACCGTGAGATGATGGTTGATAAGAAGTTGAGCATGGCTGATATTGCTGACAAGATTAACCGTGAGTTTGATGATGACTTATCATGCATTTTTAATGATGATAATGCGGATAAGCTCATCCTCCGTATCCGCATCACAAATGATGAAGCTCCAAAAGGAGAAATACAAGATGAGTCTGCTGAGGATGATGTCTTCCTAAAAAAGATAGAGGGTAATATGTTGACAGAGATGGCACTTCGAGGCATTCCAGATATCAACAAAGTGTTCATCAAAGAAGGGAAGGTCAATACTTTTTATCAAGACGAAGGTTTCAAAGCAGCTAATGAATGGATGCTTGATACAGAAGGTGTGAATCTCTTAGCTGTCATGTGTCATGAGGATGTTGATGCTACAAGGACAACAAGTAACCATCTGATTGAAGTGATTGAGGTACTTGGAATTGAGGCTGTTCGTCGTTCTCTCTTGGATGAGCTTCGGGTGGTGATATCTTTCGATGGATCCTATGTGAACTACAGGCATCTGGCCATTCTTTGTGATACAATGACATACAGAGGTCACTTAATGGCGATTACAAGGCACGGTATCAACCGCAATGACACTGGGCCTCTTATGAGATGTtcctttgaagagactgttgacatCTTACTTGATGCTGCTGTATATGCTGAATCTGACCACCTGAGAGGTGTCACTGAAAACATAATGCTTGGTCAGCTTGCTCCTATTGGTACTGGAGGCTGTGCACTATATCTTAATGACCAGATGTTGCAGCAGGCAATTGAACTTCAACTTCCAAGCTATGTGGAAGGCCTAGACTTCGGCATGACACCAGCACGATCACCCATCTCCGGGACACCTTACCATGAAGGAATGATGTCCCCAAGTTATCTGCTGAGTCCAAATATCAGGGCTTCCCCCATTAATGCAGATGCTTCGTTCTCACCATATGTTGGGCACATGGCATTCTCACCATTCCCTTCACCAGGTGGTTACTCTCCATCGTCAGGGGGATACAGTCCATCTTCTCCAGTTTTCACCCCAGAGAAAGGATATAGCCCTCTTTCTCCATCATACAGCCCTGCATCGCCAAGCTATAGTCCCACCTCACCATCATATACACCTGGCTCTCCCACCTACAGTCCCACAAGCCCAAATTACTCCCCAACAAGTCCGACTTACTCGCCTACCAGTCCATCATACTCACCCACATCTCCGAGTTACAGCCCAACATCTCGTAGCTACAGTCCTACATCACCAAGCTACAGCCCTACATCTCCTAGCTATAGTCCTACATCACCAAGCTACAGCCCCACCTCACCAGTTTATAGTCCAACCTCACCAGCATATAGCCCTACATCTCCCGCATACAGCCCCACATCACCATCTTACAGTCCAACTTCGCCATCTTATAGCCCTACATCACCATCATACAGCCCAACATCCCCGTCATACAGCCCTACCTCCCCCTCATACAGTCCTACTTCCCCCTCATATGGCCCTACCTCCCCCTCGTACAGCCCGACATCACCTGCATACAGCCCAACTTCGCCAGGATACAGCCCAACATCACCAAGCTACAGTCCTACTTCTCCGAGCTACAGTCCTACTTCTCCGAGCTACAATCCTTCATCAGCCAAGTACAGCCCTTCGCACGCATACTCTCCAAGCAGCCCCAGGATGACTCCATATAGTCAGACTTCTCCAAGCTACAG TCCAACGTCACCGACATACTCTCCTACATCACCATCATATTCACAACCAAGTCCATCGTACAGCCCAACAAG CCCGTTCAACACCTCTGGAGGACCTAGCCCGGATTATAGCCCAACCTCTCCAAATTACAG CCCTAGTGGAAGCTACTCCCCAACTGCACCGGGCTACTCCCCATCGTCCACAGGCCAAGGTAATgacaaggatgatgagagcaCTCGTTGA